The following are encoded in a window of Gossypium raimondii isolate GPD5lz chromosome 13, ASM2569854v1, whole genome shotgun sequence genomic DNA:
- the LOC128036021 gene encoding probable receptor-like protein kinase At2g39360, producing the protein MENGTLKNHLYGSSHPGLSWRQRLEISIGSAKGLHYLHIGSTKSVIHRDVKSANILLDKNFMAKVADFGLSKTGPDIDRTHVSTAVKGSFGYLDPQYLTTQKLTEKSDVYSFGVVLLEVLCGRPVIDPSLPREKVNLVDWALKSRCNGRLEDIVDPSVVGEIKKESLNKSWEITEKCLGKYGIYRPSMGDVLWNLESALQLQGNETKTNHNGELSSEISHGGHSETSLEFSRTGSVGELAGVSMTTVLLNC; encoded by the exons ATGGAGAATGGGACACTCAAGAATCATCTATATGGCTCAAGTCATCCAGGCTTGAGTTGGAGACAGAGGCTCGAGATAAGCATTGGATCAGCCAAAGGACTTCACTATCTTCATATCGGTTCAACAAAGTCAGTAATTCACCGGGATGTCAAGTCTGCTAACATACTACTCGACAAGAATTTCATGGCTAAAGTTGCTGATTTCGGTCTATCAAAGACCGGTCCAGATATTGATCGGACACATGTGAGTACGGCGGTGAAAGGAAGCTTTGGATATCTCGACCCGCAATACTTGACAACGCAAAAACTAACAGAGAAATCAGATGTTTACTCCTTCGGTGTAGTTTTGCTTGAAGTCCTTTGTGGAAGGCCAGTTATCGATCCATCCCTTCCGAGAGAAAAG GTGAATTTAGTCGACTGGGCATTGAAATCTCGCTGCAATGGGAGATTGGAAGACATTGTAGATCCTAGTGTTGTtggtgaaataaaaaaagagtctTTAAACAAGTCTTGGGAGATAACTGAGAAATGTTTGGGGAAATATGGAATTTATAGGCCTTCAATGGGAGATGTCCTATGGAACTTGGAGTCTGCACTTCAACTTCAAGGGAATGAAACAAAAACCAATCACAATGGTGAGCTTTCTTCCGAAATCAGCCATGGCGGGCACTCGGAAACAAGCTTAGAGTTCAGCCGAACCGGTAGCGTAGGCGAACTTGCTGGTGTTTCAATGACTACAGTTTTGCTCAACTGTTGA